Genomic DNA from Euwallacea similis isolate ESF13 chromosome 11, ESF131.1, whole genome shotgun sequence:
CGTTTTcgaatatttcataattttggaAGGATGTATGCAATATTCAATAAGTTGAAATTTCAAGAACTAGAAAGAAGTAACAGAATGAACTCACCTAAGAACATCAACGCCGTATGCTTTGTGGCCATTTTTTCCACACACCACGTCAACAGGATCAACAACATTCCCGAGTGATTTGGACATCTTCACCCCGTTTTTATCAACAGCGAAGCCATGAACAAAAATGGTTTTGTATGGAGCACAATCTCTTAAAGCTACAGAAGTAATCAAACTTGATTGAAACCATCCCTGAAATTGATCGACACCCTCCAGGTAAAGATCGGCTATTTGAGAGCCATTCAGGACGTAAGACCACGAGATGCCACTGTCGAACCATATGTCGAGAATAtcctattaaaaatattaattaaaaaaactgagaCTACACAAATGACaggaaataaacattttaaaattacaacaaaattgTGCCACTTTTTTCTTGGCTCTCGACGTTAAAAGCAATTCATTTCAATAGCTATACACTAAAGACGTGGGGTTGGTGcctataaattgtttttttagcACCACCAATGtgtatataaaaagaaaatagctTTTTAGGTCCATATCACTTtacatcaataaatttataaaagatGTGACCATacctacttaaaaaaatcttacctCCCCCTTTGAGTACTCAGATGAATTGTTTGCATATTCTACTGGTAACAGTTGTTCTACTGGCAACTTCCACCAAAAATCAGTGTCACCTTCTTGGAGGCGTCGACATAAATGATCAATAATATTTCTGCAATTAAACTAATTGCTATTTTGTCATCTAAACAGGTTTTATTTCGAAACTAAACATGTACATATAGAGTAAACGCCTCTTTAACGATCAGATCTAATCTAAATCCCCGTATAGTTAGATTTatgaataagtattattattgttaaaaaagataaagagTAAATTAAATGTACATTAACATGTAAGACGtaatttaaggtttaaaaattacttactcATTTATAATAGGCTCGTTCGTACTTTTACGATAAAAAACTGGAATCGGTACTCCCCACTTTCTCTGTCGAGAAATGCACCAATAGGGCCTCTTTTCTAACTGAGATACCAATGCTTTTTTGTAAATCTCGCTTCGCTCATGAGGAATAACGGAAACCTCATCTtgaagaattttctaaaataaaaccaCAGAATATTACAAATTGGATGCATTAACAACTTTCTAAAAATCCAAATGTGCCAGTAATTATCTCAAAACTTCGTAAAGacagaaaaacatttaaaaaagttatacttAAGCTGTAATTAGAGATACAGGctgaacataattttaatcatGCGagggtttaataaaaatttttactgaaaaagaaaaatgaaaagaatcaatttctacataatatttaatcaagaaattaccgaaaattaaaaatattggacATCAATAATTACTTACCATGgcttttattttaactttatcAGTGTCCACAAACCACTGCTTGCTAGCTTTAATTATTACCGGTTTCTTAGTTCTCCAGTCGTATGGGTAACTGTGTTTGAATTTAGATGTATACAGCAAGTCATCTTTCAGATAGCTCAGTACTGTCTCGTTGCCTTCTTTTAGAACATACTTATTTGCAAAAAGTTCACCTGCTTCGGATTTATATACCCCTTCATCCGAAATCAAATCCAACTAccgaaaacaaaacattttgcaAGGATCATTAGCTGAATATTTATAGACATACAATGGgcttaaaaattaatcctaCCATGTATAGAGACCTTAGTTACCGTAAGAGATTATTGTACTATTTATTTAGTATACAAGGTCTTTCAAATAAAGcttgattattatttgaatatctGTTGGTAACGTCCCGTAACATTTTTCCATCTTATTCTTCAAAAACATCCATAAAATTTGCCTTAAAAATTTCTCAGCAATTCTTCAATACAACTTAAGATAGTTAATAGTGTAAAtgagttacaaaaaaataattaatagaaaCTTACAATAGGCATCTTATTCTTAATTCCAACCAAAAAGTCATCAGGTCCATGAGCAGGGGCGGTATGTACTAAACCCGTACCTTTTGTATTGGTGGCATGTGATGAAGGTACAAATCTGCAAACTTGATCTTTATAAATGGGATGAATATAGCTGGCTTTATTGAGCATATCCcctaaaaaacaattaattttgtttgatttatACAGAGTTGGAAAGTAAAgtataatgaaattatttcagaaaatggAGATTACCCCAAATAACAAAGAAATCTTACCTGAATGTACCCCCAACAATTGGTACTCGCAATTTACTTCTTTACAAAAGGTTTCATATAGATCAGTggcaataatatataaatctTTATCTTCCAAGTCTGGCTTCTTCACTAAGCAGTATGATATGGTATTATTGTAAGAAATCGCTTGATTACATGGTAATGTCCATGGCGTTGTTGTCCAGATGATAGCATACACtcttaaatttgcaaaaagtgTCTTCATTATACATAGAACAAGttaatttatgaagaaaaaataattaataatgacattgtcttttataataaatgaacttgaaacaaaaaagtttggatGGCAAAGTTATAACATAACACTAAAATATCCTTTGTTATTACCtattaaaggaaatttctgtttaaaaagAGACCGTGTCATTCACGAACACATtgaagaacaaaataaaaaaattggataccatagcaaataaagaaaattgtttacCGTTTATCAGCAAGATTAGGAGCTCCAGGAATATCTTTAACAAGTATTCGAACATATGCACTGGGACTAATATGACTGTCGTTATATTCCAATTCTGCTTCTGCTAAGGCTGTCCtaagaaaaatagttttttaattacccaCAAAAATTTGTGAAGGCAGATAATAGAAAAGATGTAATTTGTAATTAGTCGTaattaaacatgaaaataaaattacactACAGTGGGCTCTTGGTGAAGTAATTGAGCTATTCTGTGGGGATAATAGGCATGTTTAGATGGACACTGTCAGTGTCACTAACAGCCAGTTTCAAAGACCTGTGATAAAGATTCGGTCACTTCAGGAAGGAAGGCTTAAcgaattttgacaaaaaacacTGTAGTTATATTCACTACACATAAAGATGTACGTATAACCAGtctgcaaaaaaattcatgtcGCCTTACCTTGACGACGGACTCCAGTAAATAGGCTTAATGTCTCTATAAATATATCCCTTTCTGTAAAGttgcaaaaatattcttaattgattttgaatataGTCTATACTTTTGGTCTCATAATGCTTATGCCAGTCTCCAATTACTCCCCAGGACTTAAAAACGTCCATTTGTTTCTGAATCGTTTTCGTTGCGAAATTTCGAGCTAAAAAAGAATCATGTATGTAGTTATATATTGTGTCCAATATAATGAAGTCTAATCTTAGATTTCGTAACACGGAAAGAATCGCCTTCATAGCGAGATTTTGAGCTAAAAAAGGATTATCGTTccatacagtgtgtccaagataaTATTGTATAGCCTAGGATATTGTAAAACGGAAAGATGGGAGTGTtgattaatttatgaaaaaaagtaatgCGCCgttaaaaggtaaataaaaatctgaTTCAAAATTGTATATATTCGACTACTTACGcagatatctgaaaaaaaggaaaattccaGTTTTAGTCTTAACGAACCCTCTAAGTTGTTGTTTTAACAATATATAAAAAGGCAATAATGAAGTATACGtgatcatttttcatttaaatttactgcTGACAGCAGTGATGCACAACTCTTAGTAGTTATCTTAGTAAACAATAGAAAAGTTTTAACAACGATTTTGATATTGGAAACCATTAAATTATGAACATACAGAGGTTACGTATGAAGGTACTAACCTTTACTTCTTATAGCTATTGGATCAAGATCTTTATTGTCTGACAAAGCTTTCAATTCAATCGGCAGCCCGTGGCAATCCCATCCTGGCACATAGTTAACTTTTCTCTTATCCAAGACTTTATACCTTAATATTACATCtttcaaaatctaaaataaagtTCTATGTTAAACACATACAGATATTAAACACACACATGAAAGGCGAAATATCTCTCATACATTctagaaaattacattgagATTTTGTTACGAAAACGCTAGaatttgtttctatttttttttggtaaatattgCCGGCATAATCTGATTTTGACAATAATATgacttataaatttttttttagattagttcaggttacaTTAGGTCATTAAATAATCTTATTTCGTAGCATTGCGTTTTCAAACGTGCATAGGCTTTAAATAATCTTATCTTGGACACTATGTAcatatttctttatatcatCGATAtctaaaatgagaaataaaattttatatctcaACAATGCTATATTGGTTTCTCATTGTTATACTGAATCAgccaatgaaaatttatagcAGTAATTGCACTTGTGCAGTTATCTTCATGATTTCCCTAGTTACCCTAGCAATATTGGAACAAACtgaaacttttcaattttttgacaatattttcttcttaagtataatttatgaaaagagaataaatgtataattttttacaacataACTTTAGACTTATGTAActtaaatcaaatcaatttaattgatGCTATCTctgataatttattataataagaaaatacttaaataatacaGTAAGAAGtacacaaacaaaaacaaactttctAAGTCTACCTTGTTTATAGCATGTCCCATATGAGGCAAACCATTAGCATAGGGAGGTCCATCATGTAATGTATATTCTGGCACATCTAACTGGGTCCTTTGCCATTCATACAAAGTATCAAAACCTCCTACCTCAAAATAAGAAACacaaactagaaaaaaaaactatagtTGTTCCAATTAAAACATAACTATTGATTAGAacttaaaaagtttcaattaatataaaaattttaatattggcAGATACTATGTGACAATTTTGGCATCTATGAGCTGGGTTTATACAGTGTACAATGGACAAGAATTacacaaaatgtttaaaatataagaattttCGAAGGTATGTATATGCTATAAATTGTATGATATGTACCTACTTTCTATGTTACAGTTTATGTTCAACTTATTGTTAGTCTTTGGAGAGATAAGTTAGGTTGATACAGGGGTAAATTACAAATGGGTTCAAATGGCAGTTTTGATAATGAAACAGAATAAATCTAACTTTACTACCAATTCAAGTTATACTATACTTAGGAGTGCATATTACACCAAACTAACAATTTTTggtaatattaaataaagtcaCATATACAAACAGATTCATTTAATGTAAATACTGCATTTCAGAGCTGCACTGAAAACTGTCAGATGTGATTTGTACTTCTTATGAGCTGTAGGTAATTAGATAGTAAATAGCAGTAAATAATTAGATAGAAGAATTTGATGCTTAAAATCAGCACATGGATAAAACATCTGTTCATAAACAGAATATAGCAATAAGTACCTTATAAACATGTTTATTGAGATCTATAAGCTTTTGCCCCTCATTTCGAAGTGGCAACTTGGTCTTGGGTAGAAGCACCGTGTTGCTGTAACGATTGGATTTAGGTGTAACTTTTGTACAATAACATCTCTTTAAAGGTTTTCCCTTCTTGagtaacaattttaacattatttggatATTTACGctgaaattctaaattcaaacctaaacttttcaaataactacaaaaaaaattaaggttaGGTTTTGAAAGCGGTAACAGATTTGTTACGGGAACGTTAACAAGGGTGCACGTCTGAACCcttagtaaagggtgaatggttattctcagttagtttcaACTGAGAATGGTGTTCAGTTCCACCAGAACAGCAATCCCATTCATTGATAGATTGAAATCGATTTATATCTATAATCTATATGACGATAGATAATTACAGTACCAATGACATGTAAAAGATGAAGGCGATAGAGTCATCAGTCATCAGTCTCTTGTTGGCAGTTTGTCGGTTTGATTTGAATtgggaatttcaaatttttattagttagaTTTTGTGaaactaagaaaaaatcatataacatatataaatatagcGGATAACacataattgttaaaaaaacgttaattGAGTTTGTTCCGTTCAAACCACATAATGGAAGAGATAATAACATTTGATAAAAGTTTTAGTGATCGCCTCAAAGAATATGAAGACATCTTTTTAGGTTTAGAGAATGTACCATTCTCCAAGCTAAAAACTGAATGGGCCTATTACTTGGAACTTACTGTGGACAAAAGTGGCTGGCAAGCGGTTTGGAAAATACCAAGATTGAAGTGTGAAGAactaaaaatatcatttcCGACCATAGTATTGGTTTATGTGAGTGACATAGAATTTCTTAACTTGACAGCTTCTGTTAAAATCCTGGCTGTGCAAGATGATATTCAATTGCCCATGAAGCATTTTGTGCCACTATCACAGCTTTGGCCAACAAAAACACAGGATAAAAGCATTGCATTAAATATGGAGTTACTATCTAATGCGTTGGACTTGTATCGATTCTTTGTCATTCATTTGTTAATGCCTTGGGATGAAGAAGAAGATTCACTTGATTGGAAGAGAGATCATCTAGTTAGTAGGTAGGTCAATTGTATGAATCAGAAAAGCAATTCATGTATAGGGCAAGAATACACATTctcataaacttttttatctgaaaacttagaaaactttattaaatacaGACATTGTATAGATATTTCTTAAGGATTTTTTGGCATCAAATGTTACTGAAGAAACTTGTACACTCTGAGTTCAGGAATAATATGCTGGACTGGTTTAAATAGTACCTATCTGGCAGATCTCAGgttgtaaaatttcataatttagtGTCAGGAGGGAAGATTGATGCTCGCATTTCCAGGGTTCTgtattgaaacaattttttttttacatatgtaAATGATCTGCCTTAAGTTGTGAATTGAAAGATATAccctttttattaataacctGGTATTTTGTGATATCACTAGAATTCTGTTTGCATAAACTATGGCACTAAGGAGGATATCAGACTACATTTTCACAGAAAAGTTAAGAGTTGTGTATATTCTTATCTGAAACCTCTGTAGAGTTGAATATATAATATTCAGTAATTATATacaaggttttttaaatttgagaaacaTGATTGGAGCCCCACAAccataaaatatacaatttagGGAGGTACACCTAAATCTtgtcttaaatatttatactaTTTATTTGCAAAGCAGTACATCCTGGAAATATAGGCAATTAAAtgtcaaatcaaattttactGACCTAGTTACCgctttacaaataaataagacATGGGTTGTTCACTCATATAAAGTTATTTGCTTTGGTTTTTGTATTTACTACCATTGATAAATTTTCTGTTTACTATAGGAAACTAAGTATCATATAACACTTTTTTCCAGGTTGCAGTTGTATTATGACCTTAGAAATGGGAATATTCCAAAGGCAACTTGTGAACATATTCATGCTTTAATAAATGAAGCACGGAGATTGGGTAATAAGAGAGAACAACTCACTGATATGTGTGATGATATTGATAGTGATTCTGAAGGCAATAATGGTATGTATCACTGAGGGTATTATATTGTCAAACACCTATATATAGCACTTaagaataatgaaattgttataatttCATAGGGTTAAAATGATAAGTTTctttactaaaatttaatataaataattataacatTTAAGTTTGAAACAACCTTTTCTATAAGCTGCAAAGcattttagaataaattaattcctaactaccaccctgtatttctgTGCTCCAAAAATGAATACTTAATAATTTGGAATTTGTATATCCAACATCCAATTAAAAGTTAAGCAAAAGTGTCTTGTTTCAGATCAGCGAATTGAAGGTCTCATCAAAATAAACGTTAGGATAATAGAAATCCAAAATGAATTGAATCTTTTGGAAAATGAAATGTTTAGGAAAGTAATATTAAAACGTCAGGAATCTTCTGATACTGAGTGTCGTAATTTGGATAAACACCATATATGGATAATATCAAAAGGAGGTAAGTTtagaaagaatatttttttaaattctaactTGATAACtgcgttattttttaaatttgatggaTTTATTCGACGATCTATTGAGAATGCTATTTTATTCAGAACTTATTTCTTCACGGCTCTATAACcatatagtaattttttactcaTATGTTATATAAGTAATTCCACTGGCCATATTAACACCATCTAATTATATTTCGTTGTCTTTCcagtttttctcaaattttttctttcataataacgtttatatttcaatatatatCGTTTCAGATATGGCCATGAATTACATCCGATTGTTGAACTCCGTAGAAGAATTGTATCCGCATCAAAATATAACATTTGCTACAAATTTGATGTCGAAGCTTGAATCCGCCAATCATCGTGACATTATACTACTCAATACTGAGGAACACACAGTAAAAACCGAAGGTGCCTTAATAGACAACGTCACCATTAAAGGAGTCGATTCTCGGAATCAAGTACAAATATTGTCTTTGGCCGAAGATGTTATGTTCAACTGTGTTGGCGATTCAATCATAATTGAGAATATCATATTTGATTGTAACAAATCCCAATGCGCGGTGTTGGTCAGAAAAGGTCATGTGACCATGAGGAATTGCACAATAATTGGAATTAATTCTTGTACTACACGCCACGgaataattgttttcaataaCGCGAAGTTGTCATTGGTATCCTGTGAATTATTGGGGTTTTCAACCGCAATTATTGGAAATACTGGTTCTTCAATTACGATAGAGAATAGTTTAATTGAAAAGGCTCACTGTGGGCTTTTGATTCATGAAAAttgccaaataaaaatatcatcaactgtaataaaaaattgtgaggAATTTGGAATTGTTGTGGAATTTGAACGTGATTTGGAAAGGGAACTTCAAACTGAACAATCGTTCGATGCTCTCAATTTGTAAGTATCAAATTGTATTTATACTATATTGGTGAAAAAATAcaacgattttcaaaaaatttagtcaACAATGtagtatacaaggtgtttcaagttttaatacacaaattttaatacaattaagaataattgcaaataataattcttataAAAGTTGATAACATCGTGTTTCCATCTTGCCTGAATTTGCTGCAGtctcttaattattattgtcatgTGTGCCCTCctataacaatttattaagTAAGTAGCGCAGTGAGCTGTCAGGGTGCTTTATCATTGTAATCAGTCTTAGTGCAggtatttaaagttttttctgtGGTATTACcaccattaaaaataaagatttgaaaagtaactcaaaatttaaaatttaattgtggACTGAACAGTATAATTAGTAAGTGTGGTTAATGGTCTGTATAGCCAATGTGTTGCCTTTTCAGACTACCTGACGTTAGCACGAAATCTGTAAAAGGCAGTGGTAATAAAAAAGGTGACGTCTGTATTAAGAAATGCAGAATTTCACCAATTGAAAATCTCTTCGAAAATCCGGATTGCAATGTCACAATTATGAATGATTTCGACTCCAATGAAGACCTAGAATCGAAAGAGGCAAATATGAGTGACACTACTTGAAATTTATAAGTAAGAAAGTATAGTATATTATTTACGTTAAGGTTGATAGTTGTTTTATctgtattatatatatatatatatatatatattaattatgaacatGACGTATTTATTACCGTATataattctaaattagtattattcTCGAAAAACCACTTATTTCTTTTTCGATCAAGTTCTCTTTGCAATcgtaaatgtattttttattccgtcTGAGTATGCttgcataataaaattactgcCTTAAattcgcaacttttctcccattttactaaatttagaAACGTGGCATGTATTGTTTCTGATCAGCTGTACCTTTACAAAAGACAAGTTGTATCGATATCACTTCCTAGGTGATTCACTCAAATGTTAACGCGGCGACGAACAAGATGTTCTTTATACGCGGAGCATTAATAATCGGAATAATCGGATTTTCTTTTGTCCTAAAGATTTGTAAGGTACACTTTTAGTATATCCATGACTTAGTGAGTGAAAATAGACGTTGCCGACATGATTCTGGCTCACGTTCTTGGCGTTTGGGGATGGTTCTATTGTTGTTTCTTGTGGTTCATAGTTAAGTTCTATCAGGTCAATGAGAAcgatgtaattaaaattttacttgaaagtcgaaattatttgcaattttagaGTTTTTAGAAGACACTTAGGACTATTTTTGGACGTGGCCGAAGAATGATATTGCAACTTACActatttcaaagatttttaaaaaatcaagaattaaTACCGATTTTTATGCGTTTCAGATCTGAACTGTGTACGCCTCTgcttcaaatcaaaattaattcgaaactggAACTGTCTcgaagattttcaatttttttttagggaTTAAAATtgactcattttttttttgtgtagtGCCATCTGTGAACTTGTCTTGTAAACGCTAGTAGATTTCTTCTTTTCGTCAATCTATGACAGTAAACGGTAATGACATCTATTAGTAAACAGACTATCGAGATACCTcgtttatatttgtttttattattaaatatatgaacatttacttaaacctttgtgttttatttaaaaagttcgATTTCGAACTGCCAgatatcatttaaaattgagaagaagaaaatatggTGCTATCCCAGTTGATTGATATATCAAAGGTATCTAATAGGACCTACCAGACATCCATTTTTGCTCAAATTTCCAATAATTCccaatgtaaaaataaatagtaagaaaatttttaggaGTTCGATTAAGAGGTAGAagtatgtttatatttttttgaaaatattgcaataattgttatcagTTAAAAAcgtgttattaataaaaattacgaattctgGATAATTTGGTGAAGGTTAATCCCTGCAGAATTGTCACATGACGATTATGGCTATTACTTCTTAGATCATTATACAAGTTGCATAGTCAGTTTCGAAGTCGTAGTTTTAACAGAGCGAAATGATACTGGTTTCATCTGGCCGTTCTTTCTATATGTGCactaattacaataaatacgTGAATATGAATATATTAGTTTATTTCAAATCGTCGTTGGTACCAAGGAGAGagtaataatacattttctgACCCCATTTCAAACTTGGAGCCtaacaaattataaacaaaagatgttagaaaaaaagcgtcttattaaaataaataaaataaatcccGCATTTTATTTGTCCTGCTGGCGAATAATGgtattaaacaacaaaaaaaattgtaatcaaatttgttaataagaggatttatctttaattttcaaaaggaGAGGTACCCATTTTTTGCCACTTGAAAAATCCTCGagttattgtaaaatttttttacttgcgAATTTACTCGTTATAAATATGTTTCAGCATTAAATGATACCtaatttgttactttttaaattatttattgatctactattatatttttcatctATGCATATGtttgaaaatggaaatatttatcaatttaaaaataaaattaaacatttgtattttatactttcttttaaaaattatgttcgAACTGGTTATAGTTATTTATCTAATAAGTGTTGAAAGTGCTATTTTACATCATGCTGATTGCGGGGTCAGCAATATTTTGTTATAAGGTATAAAGTGACCTGTTAGTTCCAGTTCGTAAATCTATGTGGTAAAGCCACTGTACTACAAGCTTGAAAGGAAATAATAGTACTGCATGTGCGGCGTTGCATCACTTACCATAATTTTCTTGCAGAAGCGGAGCCGAATTACAGGTAGGTATATTTGAATGCCaattgaagtaaaaaagttaagaaatatCTATCctgaataatattaatattgttttctttttatggatGTAGGAAGGAAACGGGATTGTCTTGTTTATCTTGTAAGGCAAAAAGGATTCAGGACGATCTAGTTATTACGATTCTCTATCCATCTTGTCTGTATTTGTTGCAGTGTAATAAATGAAACGTATGACTTTTTACTCACGTTTTATTAAAACGActcctgaaaattaaatacgaTCGAATCAGCAAAATTAAGAGACATAtggacatttaaaaatatcatcaaaagttaaaaaaaagactGTAAAAACAATACAATACCAGTGTACATCAAACTTGCACAAATCGCTAGATGCTAATGCGAATATTTATTTGCTGTCCAAGATTAATTACATTTTGTGCTAATAGATTATTATGAGGTCCTTGTTAGCATCAAAATGCTATTGAAAATTGCGTTGGTTTGTTacaaattatttctattgatatttgaattttattattagtggGGACTAGATACATTGCTTTTGCACTTTGGGGCCGAATTCAGAAAGGATAATTAAGTAGACGAAAACGCCAAATCTACGCCCAATTCGTACTCACACTCaatttctaacaaaaatttctgaatttggTCCTCAActtagaattaataataatttaacagaTCTCAAAATTCCTTGTTACGTTAACTGtcttttaaaatagaaaattattgtgtaatatttttatttagctAGAGTTTTATGTTATATTTTCCTAACACTCTCTTaactaaaattgtttatatttaaatattacttatCCTATTATGTCTTTAGGTTAAAAATGTTCGAAGatgttttaaaagtataaatacagggtatattaattttttttcctagCCAATAACGTAGTTATTGTTTTAGCACAGATAGAATTTTCGCACGGAAGCAAACAATGCTTGTTgtcacatttatttattactaatttcatattttgaaaaggaAAACATTATATTTATCTACGAGGGAGTGTGAAATATCAATTTCCTGCATGCTGTTTGTACTTGAAATTTCTATCTTCTGGCACTAATCCGAAAAATACCTCTTTTTCTGCATTAGTGTGCAAATAATACAATAACACTCATTTGCAACAACAAGTTATTGGCCACAAAATTTAAGATCCTAAAATAACTGACATCGTCACTTCCCTGGCTTTTAACGGTGTAATAATCACTATAAATTTGAATcgataaataaaagaaataagtaataattaatgtaTCGAAACAACTTATTTGACTATTAGGTTTAGAT
This window encodes:
- the nesd gene encoding protein nessun dorma, with the protein product MEEIITFDKSFSDRLKEYEDIFLGLENVPFSKLKTEWAYYLELTVDKSGWQAVWKIPRLKCEELKISFPTIVLVYVSDIEFLNLTASVKILAVQDDIQLPMKHFVPLSQLWPTKTQDKSIALNMELLSNALDLYRFFVIHLLMPWDEEEDSLDWKRDHLVSRLQLYYDLRNGNIPKATCEHIHALINEARRLGNKREQLTDMCDDIDSDSEGNNDQRIEGLIKINVRIIEIQNELNLLENEMFRKVILKRQESSDTECRNLDKHHIWIISKGDMAMNYIRLLNSVEELYPHQNITFATNLMSKLESANHRDIILLNTEEHTVKTEGALIDNVTIKGVDSRNQVQILSLAEDVMFNCVGDSIIIENIIFDCNKSQCAVLVRKGHVTMRNCTIIGINSCTTRHGIIVFNNAKLSLVSCELLGFSTAIIGNTGSSITIENSLIEKAHCGLLIHENCQIKISSTVIKNCEEFGIVVEFERDLERELQTEQSFDALNLLPDVSTKSVKGSGNKKGDVCIKKCRISPIENLFENPDCNVTIMNDFDSNEDLESKEANMSDTT
- the IleRS-m gene encoding isoleucine--tRNA ligase, mitochondrial; its protein translation is MLKLLLKKGKPLKRCYCTKVTPKSNRYSNTVLLPKTKLPLRNEGQKLIDLNKHVYKVGGFDTLYEWQRTQLDVPEYTLHDGPPYANGLPHMGHAINKILKDVILRYKVLDKRKVNYVPGWDCHGLPIELKALSDNKDLDPIAIRSKARNFATKTIQKQMDVFKSWGVIGDWHKHYETKSIDYIQNQLRIFLQLYRKGYIYRDIKPIYWSPSSRTALAEAELEYNDSHISPSAYVRILVKDIPGAPNLADKRVYAIIWTTTPWTLPCNQAISYNNTISYCLVKKPDLEDKDLYIIATDLYETFCKEVNCEYQLLGVHSGDMLNKASYIHPIYKDQVCRFVPSSHATNTKGTGLVHTAPAHGPDDFLVGIKNKMPILDLISDEGVYKSEAGELFANKYVLKEGNETVLSYLKDDLLYTSKFKHSYPYDWRTKKPVIIKASKQWFVDTDKVKIKAMKILQDEVSVIPHERSEIYKKALVSQLEKRPYWCISRQRKWGVPIPVFYRKSTNEPIINENIIDHLCRRLQEGDTDFWWKLPVEQLLPVEYANNSSEYSKGEDILDIWFDSGISWSYVLNGSQIADLYLEGVDQFQGWFQSSLITSVALRDCAPYKTIFVHGFAVDKNGVKMSKSLGNVVDPVDVVCGKNGHKAYGVDVLRWWVACHANHVTQASVSESILNQAKDEVQKVRSVLRFAVAALSDYQFDERDVENLGFSDKYVLHILFKFYEKALIHINNFDFHKINFSLIPILTNEISAQYFTSIKDRLYCQPANDECRKAAQFTLLYLFYTISQIVGGILPYLTEECFAHLPQNVERNTFFRSELLKPQADWLNLEVASAMEVLLEVRKEINKINELGSSLSSDVVVELSKDYYCCLEPFLNPRFKKELEDMLQVASIVLKTSSIPGKVLHISVSKSDKFSCPRCRLVKSVKADELCFRCNRVVNEIYDNKSSFAS